The sequence ATTCCATTGCGCGTGGGTACTTAGCAGTAAACCTTTCCAGCGCTATATCAAAGGCTTTATGAGCCTTCTCACGCGTCTCAGCCATCCAAATATCATGCAGTGCCTCCTTCACTTTGGGCTGTACTGCTTTGGGCAATTTATTGAGCACATTGGCCGTTTTATGCACCCAGCAGCGTTGTTGTTTGGTCTGCGGATAAACCTTACTCAGGGCTTTCCAGAAGCCCAATGCGCCGTCAGCTGTTGCCAGCTTTGGGCAGGTCGTAAGCCCACGCGCAACCAGGCCATTCAGCAGCTCAAGCCAGCTGGCTTCAGACTCACGATAGCCTTCTTCAACAGCAATCAGCTCCTTGCGGCCATGCTCTGTCACGCCCATCACCACCAGCAAGCACAGGCGGTCATCGAGGCGGACGTTGCTGTAAATACCGTCAACCCAAAGGTACGCGTAGCGCTTGTCACTCAAATCGCGCTGTCGCCACTCTCGGTGCTCATCAATCCAGCGTTCCTTGAGCCTGGAAATGGTGTTAGCTGACAGGCCTTTGGCATTCTCACCCAGCAAGGCTGCTAGGGCTTCTTGGTAGTCTCCAGTGGAAATACCTTTGAGATACAGCCACGGTAATAACTCTTCAACGCTGCGGGCACGCTTGAGGTATGGCGGTAGCAGTGCGCTGGTAAAACGAATACCAGAGCAGCTACGATCACGCACTTTTGGCACCTTGATATCAACATCGCCAATGCCCGTTTGGATGCTGCGCTCAGGCAAATAGCCGTTACGCACCACAGCTTTGCGGCCATCGGGTAAACGCAGTTCTTCATGAGCTTGCAGCAGTTGCTGCAGCTCTACTTCAACTGCTTGCGCAATGAGCTGGCGAGCACCATTACGCAATAAAGCAGTTAGCACATCAGTGCCAGTTTCATCTGGTTGTGAAAGAACATTCAGGGTAGTATTTGTCATGGCGTATCGCTCTACTGTTAATTATTTCTTGGTCGAAACAATCAACAGGATACGCCACCCTCTTTTCCCCTCATACACCACAAATGACTATATCTCGTTTTTGACTTGTATCATGTATTCTCAGTTTGTAAGCGCGCTAGTATGCAAATGCACCATATAAGGAAAATAACAATTCCTTCTATTGAGGAGCCACGGAAAATGCCACATAACCAATCTTCTAATACTCTGAAGAAGCCAAAGATGCTTCTAGGGAAAGATCGTATGACTATTACAAGTAAATTATCAAAAGTAGGCTTTGTTGCTGCTTTCTCTTTGCTGGGTATGGCTGTAACTCAAGCCAATGCCGCAACAGCTTCAGCAGCGCCTGCTTTGACTGCTGCTGAAATGGAAGCTGGAAAACTAATTTATTTTGAACGCTGCGCAGGCTGTCACGGTGTTCTACGTAAAGGTGCCACCGGTAAGAACCTAGAACCACATTGGGAGCAGGTTTTAGAAGATGGCACTAAGCTTGAAGGCGGAACACTCAGTCTTGGTACCAAGCGCTTAGAAAATATCATCGCGTACGGTACAGAAGGTGGGATGGTTAACTATGACGATATCCTGACGCCTGAAGAAATTTCCTTGATGGCTAAGTACATCCAGAATGAGCCACCGATTCCGCCTGAGTTTTCTTTACAGGACATGAAAGACAGCTGGAACCTCATTGTTCCACTTGATGAGCGTCCTACCAAGCAGATGAATAAAGTCAACTTGAAAAACGTATTCGCAATTACGTTACGTGATGCGGGTAAGTTGGCGTTGGTTGACGGTGATACACACAAAATCTGGAAGATTCTGGAAAGTGGTTACGCCGTACACATTTCACGTTTCTCCGCATCAGGTCGCTACGTGTACACTACCGGTCGTGACGGTTTGACCACTGTTATTGACTTGTGGCCTGAAGAGCCAGTGACCGTTGCTACCGTTCGCTTTGGTTCCGACATGCGTTCGGTTGACGTCTCGAAGTTCGAAGGCTACGAAGATAAGTACCTGATTGGTGGTACGTACTGGCCGCCACAGTTTGGTATCGTGGATGGACTGACTCTGGAGCCAATCAAAGTCGTCTCTACCCGTGGCCAAACCGTTGATGGTGAGTATCACCCAGAGCCACGTGTTGCCTCTATCGTTGCTAACCCAAAGAAACCTGAGTGGGTAGTGAGCGTCAAGGAAACTGGGCAGATTTTGCTGGTTAACTACACTGACCTCGACAACCTGGAGATAACTTCAATTGCGTCTTCCAAGTTCCTGCATGATGGTGGTTGGGATGCTTCAAAACGTTACTTCTTAGTAGCAGCTAACGCTTCTAACCAAGTTGCTGCGGTTGATACACAGACGGGTAAGCTCGCTGCGATTGTTGATACAGCGAAAATCCCTCACCCAGGACGCGGTGCGAACTTTACTCACCCAGAGTTTGGGCCAGTTTGGTCTACGGGTCACCTTGGTGATGACGTGGTTTCTTTAATCTCAACCCCATCGGAAGAGAAAAAGAACGCGAAGTACAAGGATCACAACTGGAAAGTTGTACAAGAGCTGAAAATGCCAGGTGCGGGTAACTTGTTTGTTAAAACACACCCTAAATCCACAAACTTCTGGGCTGATGCGCCAATGAACCCAGAGCGTGAAATTGCAGAATCAGTGTATGTGTTTGATTTGAATGACCTCAGCAAAGCGCCTAGAGAGTTGAACGTTGGTAAAGACTCTGGTCTACCAGAAGGCAAGGCAATTCGCCGCGCCGTTCAGCCAGAATACAACCAGGCGGGTGACGAAGTTTGGATCTCACTATGGGGCGGTAAAACTGACCAGTCTGCAATCGTTATTTATGACGATAAAACACTTAAGCTCAAGAAAGTTATTACAAATCCAGAAATCGTAACACCAACCGGAAAGTTCAACCTCTACAACACTATGTATGACGTTTACTAAGACGTTCTGGTGAAGCGCTAAAACAGTCCCCCTATTCTGCGTACTCATGCGGGGTGGGGGGATTTTTTAAATGCAAAGGAAAAACCTAATGGCAGATCAAGACAGCAGAAATACGCAAGAGCCAAAACGGCAGTCTGGTTTTATAAAAACGCTGCTTCGTCCTAGCGTGCATTATTCCATTGCTAGCCTTCTTATGGTGGGGGTTGTTATTGGTATCCTTTTCTGGGGTGGTTTCCATACTGCACTTGAATTAACCAATAGCGAAGAATTCTGTATCTCTTGCCATGAAATGGGTGATAACGTTTACCCTGAATACAAAGAAACCATTCACTATAGCAATCCGTCCGGTGTACGTGCATCGTGCCCAGATTGCCATGTTCCCAAAGAGTGGGGGCCTATGATGGTTCGTAAGATTCAGGCTTCAAGAGAGCTTTGGGGTAAAATCATTGGTACGATTGATACACCTGAAAAGTTTGAAGCTAAGCGTTTGAAGTTGGCACGTAATGAGTGGAAGCGCATGAAAGCTTCTGATTCCCAAGAGTGCAGAAACTGCCATACGCTTGAATCTATGGATATACCGAATCAGAAACAGCGCGCCCGTAAGCAGCACGAAATGGCGATAGAAGATGGTATGACCTGTATTCAGTGTCACCAAGGCATTGCACATCACTTGCCCGAAGGGATGACTGATGAAGATTATGAGTAAAACGTAGTTTAAGTAATTAATAAAAGAGTAAATAGCCATGAAAAAAACTATGATGACAAGTGCAACGGGCGTCATCTTTGCCCTTGCCGCTGGAAGCGCCCTTGCAGCTGCGCCTGCTGATTGGAGCAAGGTAGCAGAAACCAATATCACCCTGCTTTATCCAGGCGTTTCACCCGTAGAGTGGATCACTAAGGGAACTGAGCACGGTGGTGCCCGTGTCCTGCGTAAAGGTGAAACCTGTGCTGGCTGCCACTCAGAAGAAGTTTCTTCTATGGGACAGCTCATTGCCAGTGGTAGCAAAATTGAGCCTACGCCGATAGAGGGTAAAGCAGCATTTATTGATACCAAGGTACAGGCTGCCCACGATGGTGAAAATCTGTATTTACGCTTTACCTGGACGCAGCCTGCTGTTGCAGATGCAGGGCAAATGGATGAAGCCAACCCAGTCAAGATAGCTTATATGCTAGAAGCTGGTGATAAAGTTGAGCTGGCTGGACAAGGTGGTTGCTGGGGTAGTTGCCACGGTGATGCGCGTACCATGCCTGGCGCAGCGGATACCAAAACCAAATACGTTAAAGATGGCTCACTTGCCAACGGCGTATTCTATGACCTAAACCAGTGGCGCAGCGGTGAAAACAAGGCATACGATGGCTATGTAGCTGAAGAGCGCGTCATGGAAGGCGGTCAAGCTTTGATTAGTGCTGAAGGCAAGCTAGAAGATGGTGTTTGGACAGTAGACTTTACTCGTAAACTCACTGGTGGAGAAGGCGATGTGGCTCTAGAGTCTGGACAAACCTATAACTTTGGTTTTGCTATTCATGATGATAGCTCCATAGGCCGTTTTCACCATGTATCGCTTGGCCACAAGCTAGGCATTGATGCAGAGGCCGATATTACTGCAGCTAAGCAGTAAATTCCGTTGAGCAAGGCTGGTTTAAACTAGCCAGCCTTGCTGAAGTGATGTTGATCCCCAAAGCTACAAAATCGCCAGTGTAGGCATATTAAGCTTAGAGTAGCCTTAGGTTCGCTTGGCTATGCTTAAAATATACTGCTGTTGCTGAGCTCGAAAAAACCACCTCCGTAGCAATTTCCTCGCAGCAATTATCACGCTTGACCATGCTGGCTTAAAAATCTTGAGCGGGTAAAACCAGCCGACCTCAAGTAATCAACTATTGCGCAAGATCTGTAGCGGACTACTGCTCAGTACTTGACGGGTGCCGAGCATGCCTACTGTGGTAATCAGCAGTGCACCAATAATGGGTAATACCACCAGCCATGGGTGTGGCTGCCAAACTAAATTAAAGGCAAAGCGGTAGAGAATATAGCTGCTGATTTCACAACCAAACCACGCCAGTAAGCCACTGCAAGTGCCGATTAAAGCAAACTCATTACGCTGTGACTGCACCAGCAATTTGCGCGATGCGCCCAGTGCACGGATCAGTGCGCCTTGCTTGATACGCTCAGTCAGGGTGCTATGCAAGCCTGCAATTAGTACAGTGACACCGGCAGCCAAGACAAACAGTAAGATCAGCTCAATGGCGAGTGTCACCTGTGCAAGAATATCGCGCAGTTGGCGCAGTACCGCATCAACTTGCAAAATACTCACGCTAGGAAAACGTTTAGATAAGTCAATGCGCTGCTGCTCAGCGTTTTCTGGCAGGTAAAAACTGGTCATATAGGTGTGCGCGACGCTGCCCATCTGTTGCGGGTTAAAAATCACAAAAAAGTTGGGCTGCATGCTGTTCCAGTCGACCGTGCGCAGGCTGCTAATCTGTGCGGGGTAATCCGTACCACCGATATGAAAGGTCAGCTGGTCACCGACATCCACGCCGAGCTCTTTGGCGATATCACTTTCTACCGACACCTGATAAAGCGCGCTGTCTGCTGTAAGTGGTTGACTGCTCGGCCACCAGTCGCCAGTAATGACTTGATTGTCTTTAGGCAGTTGGTTCGTCCAAGTCAGATTGAGGTCACGCTGTAAGGTGCGTGTCACGCGCGATTCTGGATCAATCAGATCCGCTGCAGCTTGTCCGTTGATTTGGGTAAGACGTCCTAAAATAACCGGGTAGAGCGGCGCGGCATTGCTGCTGATGGAGCTCAGCGTGCTACTAAAATCTGCTTGCTGATCCGGTAAGATATTAATCGCAAAGTGGTTGGGTGCTTGCTCTGGCAATTGCGCTTGCCAATTATCCAGTAGCTCGCTGCGCAGCAAAACAATGAGCCCCATTGATAGCAGTATTAAGGCAAAAGCCATAATTTGCCCGACACTATTGAGAGGGTAGCGCAGTAAGTGGCCCAAGCTTAAGCGCCAGGCTAAGCTGCGTTTTGCCAGCCAAAAGCGCAAGCTTTTTAGGCCTAAATACAAACCGCCACCGAGGACAATTGCGGCACCGCCGCCGCCTAGCAGTAAGGCGCTGGTGAGGCGTAGATCAAGATTTAACTGCCACATCAGCGCTGCCAGTGCCAGCACAACGCTGCCATACAGCAGCCATGTTCCCGGTGCTACAGGCAGCAAGTCACGGCGCAACACGCGCAGCGGAGCAATGCGTCCCAGTGAAATTAGAGGCGGTAAAGCAAAACCCGCTAACATCACTACGCTGGTGGCAATGCCTGTAACAAAAGGCTTTAAGCTGCCAGCTGGAATGTCATCAGGTAATAAGTCTGCCAGCAGTTCAAAGAGGGCAAACTGCGCAAGCCAGCCAATAAGCGTGCCCAGCACACTGGCCAGTAGTGCCAGCACCAGTAACTGCAGGCAAAACAACCATAAAGTATGCCTGCGTGATAAGCCAAAGCAGCGCAGCAGTGCGGCTTGATCAAAACGCTCGCGGGCAAAGCGGTTGGCGGATAAAGCCACTGCCACTGCTGCCAGCAAAATTGCAGCCAGACTCGCGAGGTTGAGGTAACTGGCAGCACGATCAAGCGCGCTACTGACTTGTTGGTTGCCATCCTCTAGGCCTTCAATGCGCTGATGCGGCAATAAGGTGTTCTCAAGCGCGCTACGCAAGTTGCTTATGGCTTGTGCATCACCGCTCCACAGCTGTCGGTAGCTGACACGACTGCCGGGCTGTAAAATGTCAGTAGCAGCTAAATCGGCTAGATGAATCATTGCGCGTGGGGTGAAACTTAATAGGTTGCCAGCACGATCCGGTTCGTAAGTGATAATGCGACTGACTTTAAAGTTTGCCGCGCCTATTTCTACACTGTCGCCCAACTCTAGCGATAAACTGGTGAGCAACTCGGCATCAAGCCAAACCTCACCGGGCTGGGGACGCCCACCACTGATTTCATTTGCATGAAGTTGCTCAGTACTGCGCAATTCACCGCGCAGCGGGTAGTTATCATCAACAGCTTTAACGCTGGCCAGCTGAATCCCGTGTTCAGTGGCTAGCATGCTGGCAAACTGCAACGTCTGTGCGCTTTTTAAGTTGATTGTGTCGACTGAGGCCAGTTGCTCAGGCAGCGCTTGCTCACTGCCGGATAAAATCAAGTCAGCAGCGAGAAATTCGCCCGCGCTCTGCTGCATTGCACCTTGCAAGCGTTCAGCAAAGTGACCAATGGTGCTACTGCTGGCAACGGCAATGACTAAGGCGAAAAATAAAATGCGTAACTCTGAAGTACGGCGCTCGCGCAGCAATTGTTTGCCGGCCAGCTTTAATAGGTCGAGTAATGTTAATTGCATGCTTGCTCCACCTGGCGACCGCCTTCTAAGCGTAAGTATTGCTGGCAGCGTGCTGCGAGTCTTTCATCGTGGGTGACTAAAACCAGAGTGGTGCCCAGCTCTTTGTTCATTGCAAACATGAGATCGCTGATGCTTTCGCCCGTTTGGCTATCAAGATTGCCAGTGGGCTCATCAGCAAATAGCACAGCGGGTTGGGTGGCAAAGGCACGGGCGAGGGCAACGCGTTGCTGCTCGCCGCCAGAGAGTAAGTTAACTGGATGGCGCAAGCGCTCTTCTAAGCCAACGCGGATCAGTAGTTCGCTGGCGCGTTGTTTGGGATTGGTGTGGCCGGCCAGCTCCAGTGGTAACATCACGTTTTCTAACGCATTTAAACTGTCGAGCAGTAAAAAAGCCTGAAAGACAAAGCCGACATGCTCAGCACGCACTGCTGCGCGCTGGTCTTCATCGAGATCATTGAGTTGATGCCCAGCTAATTGCACTTTGCCGCTGCTTGGCAGGTCTAAGCCGGCTAGTAGGCCAAGCAATGTTGATTTTCCTGAACCAGAACGCCCTATAATAGCCAACGAATCACCTTGCTCTAGGCTGAGCGAAACAGAGTCTAGAATGGTCAACTGACCTTCTGTTGAAGGGACCTTTTTGCTAAGGTGCTGTGCGCTAAGAATACTATTAATCATGAGGGTTCCAATGCGTCAATGGATAGCAACGATATGCTTAATTGTGCTGAGCGCTATGGCTCAGGTGCAAGCCGCAACTGTTCTGGTAATAGGCGATAGTATCAGTGCAGCCTTCGGACTGGAAACCCAAGAGGGTTGGGTAGCTTTACTGCAGCAACGTTTCGATCAAGCCAATGCTGAGATAGAGGTTGTCAATGCATCAATTAGCGGTGAAACAACTGGCGGCGGTTTGGCGCGTTTCCCCGATTTGCTGGCGCAGCACCAGCCTGAATATGTGATTATTGAGCTGGGCGGTAATGATGGCCTGCGTGGATTGTCGATTGAGCATATGACAGCCAACCTAACCACGATGGTGCGCAAGGCTAAGCAACAAAATGCAGCTGTATTATTATTAGGTATGCGTTTGCCAAGTAATTACGGGCAGCGTTATACCGAGGCGTTTTATAACGTTTATCAGGGGATTGCCGAGCAAGAGCAGGTGGCGCTGGTGGACTTCTTTTTAGAGGGGGTGGGCGCAGTCGATGGCATGATGCAAGCGGATGGCGTGCATCCCACGCAGCAGGCGCAGCCACTCTTGTTGGACAATGTGTGGCAGGGTTTGGCGCCATTGCTGCCTGCTGCAGCAAATATTGATTCTGCACACTAGAACAATTTTTCTCGGGCACTGTTACATCATGCAATTTTAGGCTAATGTAGCGCCCGATTTCAGGGGCACTACATGGCACGCTTGGTGTGGTCTTTACATGCTTATCAGATTTTTTTGCCAGACGAGCAAATGGATCTGTTCGCCTGTCAAAAAGAACATATGCATGCCGTTAATCGCCAGCTGGAGCTCGGCAGTCGAGCTGATCAAACGCTTTGTGGTAGCCTGCTGCCAGCTCAGCCGCATTGGCAAGCGCTGGAGCGGCAATTGTTACGCAAGGCGTACTTTTGTCCACAGTGCCGAGATGTTATTCAGGCACAACGCAAGTCCGCCAAGCCTGGATGGCAAAGCGTGTAATGGTGAGTGCTTAAGCGCTGCAGATCTCGTACTATATAACCGCTTATTTAAACTTTTATCGGTAGGGCTACTTTGATGTTGTTAAACATATTAACGCTGAAGTCTTTGCGTGTGTGCTGCCTTTCACTGCTCTGTGCTGCGCCTTTTGCTTCAGCAATAGAATTGCCGCTGCCGCCGCCCGGCGACGATGTTGTCGGTGAGGTACAGGTTATTCAGGCGCGCTATGAAGACACCTTTGCTGATTTAGGTAAGGCCCATGATCTGGGTTATCTGGAAATGGTTGCAGCCAACCCAGGCGTGGATGCTTGGTTGCCCGGTGCAGGCACCGAAATTATTTTGCCGACACGCTATATTTTGCCGCCAGGGCCGCGCGAAGGCGTGGTGATTAACTTGGCTGAATACCGTTTGTATTATTATCCAAAAGACCGACCTGTGGTGTACACCTACCCTCTGGGTATTGGCCGTGAAGGCTGGGACTCACCCATTAGCAACACCTCAATTACAGTAAAAACACCAAATCCAGGTTGGACACCACCGCAATCTATTTTGCGTGAAGCTGCCGAGGCTGGGGAGTATTTGCCAGCCTATGTACCACCAGGCCCGAACAATCCGTTAGGGCCTTACAAATTGACGCTAGGCTTGCCGGGTTATTTAATTCATGGCTCGAATAAAAAATTTGGGATTGGCATGCGGGTCAGTCATGGTTGCTTTCGTATGCTCAACCATAACGTCTTAGAATTAGCGGATTTGGTACCGGTTGGTACCAAAGTGCGTATTATTAATGAGCCGTATAAGTTTGGTTTTGAGCAAGGTCGATTGTATCTAGAAGCGCATGAGCCGCTCAGCGATGATGGCGAGATGTCAATTGTTGATAAGCACGCAGCAGTGGTTAACGTACTGCTTAAGCGTGATGATATTGAAGGCTCGCATCTGTTGGATTGGCAGCGAGTGCGTGAGATTGTTGCTGCCGAAGTGGGTATGCCCCTGCCTATTGCAGATCCAGTTGAGGCGACTCAGAGCAATGTTGTCTTGGTGCAATAATTAGGGCATTGGCTGCTTAGCACCTAAAGCGATTGACAAAGATGTTTTTAAGCGTAGAATACGCTGCCATTGCAGGCACATAGCTCAGTTGGTTAGAGCACCACCTTGACATGGTGGGGTCGTTGGTTCGAATCCAATTGTGCCTACCAAACATACCAAAAGGTCGCCTTGTGCGGCCTTTTGTGTTTTAACGCAAGCACTGCTTTAGCGGCTTGCTTTTTTCCAGTGAATCCGGTTGATATGAGGTGGGTGCAACCCTCTGCCACAGTATGGCAGCCGTACCTCAAGGCTAATCGCTCTTACTGGCTCATCCCAACCCATGTGGCCTGTTGTAGGGGTCACCACTAGGCAGAGGAGGCGCCATGCCCGTAATAACTCTTCCTGACGGCAGTCAGCGTATATTTGAAAATCCAGTGACTATTCTTGAAGTCGCGCAATCAATTGGTGCAGGCCTTGCTAAGGCAACGGTTGCCGGTCGTGTTAATGGACGCTTACTGGATGCGACTGATTTAATCAGCGGCGATGCAACGTTAGAGATCATTACCCCTAAAGACCCAGAAGGCGTTGAGATTATCCGCCACTCGTGTGCGCACTTGGTGGGTCATGCGGTCAAGCAGTTATTTCCTGAAGCGAAAATGGTCATCGGTCCAGTGATCGATGAGGGCTTCTATTATGATGTGGCGATTGAACGCCCCTTTACTCCAGACGACATGCAAGCCATTGAAAAGCGCATGAATGAGCTGATCAATCAAGATTACGATGTGATTAAAAAGCTCACGCCGCGTGCGCAAGTAATTGAGGTTTTCACTCAGCGTGGTGAAGATTATAAGTTGCGTCTAATTGAAGATATGCCTGATGAAACAGAAATGGGGCTGTATTTTCACCAAGAATACGTGGATATGTGTCGTGGACCACACGTGCCCAATACACGCTTCTTGAAATCATTTAAATTGACCCGTTTCTCTGGTGCCTACTGGCGCGGCGACTCTAAAAATGAGCAGCTACAGCGTATTTACGGCACCGCATGGGCTGATAAGAAACAGCTCAATGCCTACATTAAGCGCATTGAAGAAGCAGAGAAGCGTGATCACCGCAAGCTTGGTAAGCGCTTAGACCTGTTTCATATGCAAGAAGAAGCGCCGGGTATGGTGTTTTGGCATCCCAATGGCTGGACGCTGTACCAGGTGCTTGAGCAATATATGCGCAAAGTGCAGCTTGAAAATGGCTATTTAGAAATTAAAACCCCGCAAGTGGTTGATCGTATCCTTTGGGAAAAATCAGGGCACTGGGCTAATTACGCAGACAATATGTTCCTGACTGAGTCAGAGTCGCGAGATTATGCGATTAAGCCGATGAACTGTCCTTGTCACGTACAAGTGTATAATCAAGGCTTAAAAAGCTACCGTGAATTACCATTGCGCTTGGCTGAGTTTGGTTCGTGCCACCGTAACGAGCCATCTGGTGCATTGCATGGCATCATGCGCGTGCGTGGTTTTGTGCAAGATGATGCGCATATTTTCTGTACTGAAGCGCAGATGCAAGAAGAGTCCGCGGACTTTATTCGCCTGACGCAAAAAGTCTATGCTGATTTTGGCTTTGATGACATTGAGTTGAAATTATCGACTCGCCCAGAGCAGCGTGTGGGCTCTGATGATCAGTGGGATCGCGCCGAGAAAGCATTGGCTGATGCGCTTGATTCTGCTGGTTTAGAGTATGAGTTGCAGGAGGGCGAGGGCGCATTTTACGGTCCTAAAATCGAATTCTCTCTGCGTGATTGCTTAGGTCGAGTCTGGCAGTGTGGTACCCTGCAGCTTGACTTTAACTTGCCTGTACGCTTGGATGCTGAATACGTCAGTGAAAATAATGATCGTAAACACCCAGTGATGCTGCACCGTGCAATTTTAGGGTCGTTTGAGCGTTTTATTGGTATTTTGATTGAGCATTATGAAGGTGCATTTCCTGCATGGTTAGCACCGACACAAGCAGCAATTATGAATATCAGTGAGAAACAAGGCGAATATGCACAGAAAGTACAAAAAAAGCTGCTAAATAGTGGCTTTAGAGTCAGCAGTGACTTGAGAAATGAGAAGATCGGCTTTAAAATCCGTGAGCATACTTTGCTCAAGGTTCCTTATTTGCTAGTGATTGGCGATAGGGAAGTTGAGACACAAACTATTGCAGTACGAACGCGCGGCGGTGAAGACCTCGGAAGTATGTCCGTCGATCAGTTCAGCGAGTTATTAAATACTGCGATTTCCCGGCGTGGTCGCCAAGATTTGGAGTGATAATTATCAAGCGAGATATGAGACAAGACAGACGAACTGCCCCTAAGGCACCCATTAATGAGAACATCACAGCCCGCGAAGTGCGCCTGATTGGTGCAGAAGGTGAGCAGATCGGGATCGTCTCGATTGATGAGGCACTGGCCGCAGCTGATGAAGCTAAGCTGGATCTGGTTGAAATTTCTGCGGATGCATTGCCGCCGGTATGTCGCATCATGGACTACGGCAAGCACTTGTTTGAGAAAAAGAAACAAATTGCTGCTGCACGCAAAAACCAGAAACAAGTGCAAATTAAAGAAATCAAGTTTCGACCAGGGACGGAAGAAGGGGATTATCAGGTAAAACTACGCAACCTGATACGTTTCCTAGAAGATGGGGATAAAGCCAAGGTTTCATTACGATTCCGCGGCCGAGAGATGGCCCACCAGGAGCTGGGAATGGAGTTGTTGAAGCGGGTTGAAACTGACCTTGCCGAATACGGCACCGTTGAACAGCATCCTAAGATGGAAGGACGCCAGTTAATCATGGTCCTCGCCCCCAAAAAGAAAAAATAACCCCCTAGGGCACAGGCAGGCCTTAAGGTTATGCGTATCAATCTGAATGCGGAGTATTCAACATGCCAAAAATGAAAACGAAAAGTGGCGCCAAAAAGCGCTTTAAAGCGACAGCGAACGGTTTTAAACATAAGCACGCTTTCAAGAGTCACATCTTGACCAAAATGACAACTAAGCGTAAGCGTCAACTACGTGGGACATCTATGGTGCACCCAAGTGAAGTTGCTCGCGTTGAACGCATGTTGCGTGTTCGTTAATTTCGGTCTGGATAAATAAAGGTAATAGTTTATGGCTCGTGTAAAACGTGGTGT comes from Pseudomonas sp. C27(2019) and encodes:
- a CDS encoding IS256 family transposase, with protein sequence MTNTTLNVLSQPDETGTDVLTALLRNGARQLIAQAVEVELQQLLQAHEELRLPDGRKAVVRNGYLPERSIQTGIGDVDIKVPKVRDRSCSGIRFTSALLPPYLKRARSVEELLPWLYLKGISTGDYQEALAALLGENAKGLSANTISRLKERWIDEHREWRQRDLSDKRYAYLWVDGIYSNVRLDDRLCLLVVMGVTEHGRKELIAVEEGYRESEASWLELLNGLVARGLTTCPKLATADGALGFWKALSKVYPQTKQQRCWVHKTANVLNKLPKAVQPKVKEALHDIWMAETREKAHKAFDIALERFTAKYPRAMECLAKDRESMLAFYDFPAEHWVSIRTTNPIESAFATVRLRTSKTRNCGSRNTTLAMVYKLLQSAQKRWNRLKGFQLLTLVVNNVKFQDGEQVMEQSDRKTA
- a CDS encoding cytochrome D1 domain-containing protein, which gives rise to MTITSKLSKVGFVAAFSLLGMAVTQANAATASAAPALTAAEMEAGKLIYFERCAGCHGVLRKGATGKNLEPHWEQVLEDGTKLEGGTLSLGTKRLENIIAYGTEGGMVNYDDILTPEEISLMAKYIQNEPPIPPEFSLQDMKDSWNLIVPLDERPTKQMNKVNLKNVFAITLRDAGKLALVDGDTHKIWKILESGYAVHISRFSASGRYVYTTGRDGLTTVIDLWPEEPVTVATVRFGSDMRSVDVSKFEGYEDKYLIGGTYWPPQFGIVDGLTLEPIKVVSTRGQTVDGEYHPEPRVASIVANPKKPEWVVSVKETGQILLVNYTDLDNLEITSIASSKFLHDGGWDASKRYFLVAANASNQVAAVDTQTGKLAAIVDTAKIPHPGRGANFTHPEFGPVWSTGHLGDDVVSLISTPSEEKKNAKYKDHNWKVVQELKMPGAGNLFVKTHPKSTNFWADAPMNPEREIAESVYVFDLNDLSKAPRELNVGKDSGLPEGKAIRRAVQPEYNQAGDEVWISLWGGKTDQSAIVIYDDKTLKLKKVITNPEIVTPTGKFNLYNTMYDVY
- a CDS encoding NapC/NirT family cytochrome c; this encodes MADQDSRNTQEPKRQSGFIKTLLRPSVHYSIASLLMVGVVIGILFWGGFHTALELTNSEEFCISCHEMGDNVYPEYKETIHYSNPSGVRASCPDCHVPKEWGPMMVRKIQASRELWGKIIGTIDTPEKFEAKRLKLARNEWKRMKASDSQECRNCHTLESMDIPNQKQRARKQHEMAIEDGMTCIQCHQGIAHHLPEGMTDEDYE
- a CDS encoding ethylbenzene dehydrogenase-related protein, with translation MKKTMMTSATGVIFALAAGSALAAAPADWSKVAETNITLLYPGVSPVEWITKGTEHGGARVLRKGETCAGCHSEEVSSMGQLIASGSKIEPTPIEGKAAFIDTKVQAAHDGENLYLRFTWTQPAVADAGQMDEANPVKIAYMLEAGDKVELAGQGGCWGSCHGDARTMPGAADTKTKYVKDGSLANGVFYDLNQWRSGENKAYDGYVAEERVMEGGQALISAEGKLEDGVWTVDFTRKLTGGEGDVALESGQTYNFGFAIHDDSSIGRFHHVSLGHKLGIDAEADITAAKQ
- a CDS encoding ABC transporter permease codes for the protein MQLTLLDLLKLAGKQLLRERRTSELRILFFALVIAVASSSTIGHFAERLQGAMQQSAGEFLAADLILSGSEQALPEQLASVDTINLKSAQTLQFASMLATEHGIQLASVKAVDDNYPLRGELRSTEQLHANEISGGRPQPGEVWLDAELLTSLSLELGDSVEIGAANFKVSRIITYEPDRAGNLLSFTPRAMIHLADLAATDILQPGSRVSYRQLWSGDAQAISNLRSALENTLLPHQRIEGLEDGNQQVSSALDRAASYLNLASLAAILLAAVAVALSANRFARERFDQAALLRCFGLSRRHTLWLFCLQLLVLALLASVLGTLIGWLAQFALFELLADLLPDDIPAGSLKPFVTGIATSVVMLAGFALPPLISLGRIAPLRVLRRDLLPVAPGTWLLYGSVVLALAALMWQLNLDLRLTSALLLGGGGAAIVLGGGLYLGLKSLRFWLAKRSLAWRLSLGHLLRYPLNSVGQIMAFALILLSMGLIVLLRSELLDNWQAQLPEQAPNHFAINILPDQQADFSSTLSSISSNAAPLYPVILGRLTQINGQAAADLIDPESRVTRTLQRDLNLTWTNQLPKDNQVITGDWWPSSQPLTADSALYQVSVESDIAKELGVDVGDQLTFHIGGTDYPAQISSLRTVDWNSMQPNFFVIFNPQQMGSVAHTYMTSFYLPENAEQQRIDLSKRFPSVSILQVDAVLRQLRDILAQVTLAIELILLFVLAAGVTVLIAGLHSTLTERIKQGALIRALGASRKLLVQSQRNEFALIGTCSGLLAWFGCEISSYILYRFAFNLVWQPHPWLVVLPIIGALLITTVGMLGTRQVLSSSPLQILRNS
- a CDS encoding ABC transporter ATP-binding protein gives rise to the protein MINSILSAQHLSKKVPSTEGQLTILDSVSLSLEQGDSLAIIGRSGSGKSTLLGLLAGLDLPSSGKVQLAGHQLNDLDEDQRAAVRAEHVGFVFQAFLLLDSLNALENVMLPLELAGHTNPKQRASELLIRVGLEERLRHPVNLLSGGEQQRVALARAFATQPAVLFADEPTGNLDSQTGESISDLMFAMNKELGTTLVLVTHDERLAARCQQYLRLEGGRQVEQACN